The Salvelinus alpinus chromosome 28, SLU_Salpinus.1, whole genome shotgun sequence genome includes a window with the following:
- the LOC139557365 gene encoding lysosomal amino acid transporter 1 homolog, with protein sequence MSLNMGSADGVLKRGSFGWNTDGNFSSVCPNGSVWVWEGLGECAQDARDMASVILGLLSIVCFMVSSLPQYYSSCKSGNMDSALSIWFLLLWLGGDSCNLVGSFLADQLPLQTYTAVYYVLADLLMLGLYFYYVSKHRMNNNRSVLNVVGIVYILGFFASLVALPGSGSQQDVVLSGFKGRALLSTTVDSVKAFSTKEIIGFTIGSISSVLYLGSRLPQMHTNYTRKSTEGLSYFLFALVILGNTTYGLSVLLKNPEQGQGEGSYIIHHLPWLIGSLGTLSLDVLISVQFLIYRNNAPLELESQHDERAPLLDK encoded by the exons ATGAGCCTGAATATGGGGTCAGCTGATGGTGTCCTCAAGCGGGGGTCTTTTGGATGGAACACTGATGGAAACTTCAGCTCTGTATGCCCCAATGGATCGGTATGGGTTTGGGAAGGGCTGGGGGAATGTGCCCAGGACGCCAGGGACATGGCCAGTGTCATCCTGGGTCTGCTGTCTATAGTGTGCTTCATGGTTTCTTCTCTGCC GCAATACTACAGCTCTTGTAAGAGTGGGAATATGGACAGCGCCTTGTCCATTTGGTTTCTGTTGCTGTGGCTGGGGGGTGACTCCTGCAATCTTGTAGGCTCATTCTTAGCTGACCAACTGCCGCTACAG ACATACACAGCAGTGTATTATGTCCTGGCTGACTTATTGATGCTGGGATTGTACTTTTACTACGTATCTAAGCACAGGATGAATAACA ACAGGTCGGTTCTAAATGTAGTTggtatagtctatatactgggcTTCTTTGCCAGCCTCGTTGCCTTACCTGGGTCAGGGTCCCAACAGGATGTGGTCCTCTCTGGGTTTAAGGGGCGGGCCTTGCTGTCAACTACTGTGGACAGTGTTAAG GCTTTCAGCACCAAGGAGATCATTGGGTTTACCATTGGCTCCATATCCTCAGTGCTCTACCTCGGCTCCAGACTGCCACAGATGCACACTAAT TACACAAGGAAGTCGACGGAGGGTTTGTCCTACTTCCTGTTTGCCCTGGTCATCCTGGGTAACACTACGTACGGCCTAAGTGTGCTGCTGAAGAACCCTGAGCAAGGCCAGGGAGAGGGAAGCTACATCATCCACCACCTGCCCTGGCTCATAGGAAGCCTGGGCACCCTATCTCTAGACGTCCTG ATCTCCGTACAGTTCCTGATATACCGCAATAATGCCCCTCTGGAGTTGGAATCGCAGCATGATGAGAGAGCTCCTCTGCTGGACAAATGA